From one Lolium rigidum isolate FL_2022 chromosome 4, APGP_CSIRO_Lrig_0.1, whole genome shotgun sequence genomic stretch:
- the LOC124706173 gene encoding uncharacterized protein LOC124706173 codes for MKSSMLLAILVLQAVLVMGILSHTNAEFPKCCNSCRFFSGAVVCDDASPKCRDGCVNCRVVKATHPQTFRCADGRVDDGSPCPPCKKH; via the exons ATGAAGAGCAGCATGCTCCTCGCGATCCTTGTTCTCCAGGCTGTCCTGGTCATGGGAATCCTCTCACACACCAACG CTGAATTCCCGAAGTGCTGCAACAGCTGCAGGTTCTTCTCAGGGGCTGTAGTCTGTGACGACGCAAGCCCGAAGTGTCGCGACGGCTGTGTGAACTGTCGCGTGGTGAAGGCGACCCATCCCCAGACGTTTCGGTGCGCCGATGGACGCGTCGATGATGGCTCGCCATGTCCGCCTTGCAAGAAGCACTGA